A genomic window from Diospyros lotus cultivar Yz01 chromosome 2, ASM1463336v1, whole genome shotgun sequence includes:
- the LOC127794091 gene encoding heat stress transcription factor A-4c-like gives MDDQCSSSALPPFLAKTYEMVDGPSTDSIVSWSQSGKSFVVRNPLEFGRDVLPRYFKHNNFSSFIRQLNTYGFRKIDPEQWEFANEGFIRGQPELLKNIHRRKPVHSHSSQNNQGQGSCSSLTESERQGYKDEIERLKCDKESLILELQRHKQEEQCIDLQIRFLTESFRHVDQLHKNMFSSLAHTLQKPGVVFDFVPVSDAHERKRRLLTNNYLHDKGSGGDIQIGTSQMVTGENSSANSFSMLNKELFEQLESSLKFWENVIHDIGQASMQQTSILEVDKSKDCAGSPSCMEFNVNFGSKTSGIDMNSEPAAPVLPEVAALEDKADKPVTTVPSGVNDMFWEQFLTENPGSTDAKEDQSDEKDLDGRKSDSDHGKFWLNIRSVNYLAEQLGQLKPAQGT, from the exons ATGGATGATCAATGCAGTTCAAGTGCGCTGCCTCCTTTCCTCGCCAAGACTTATGAGATGGTGGATGGTCCTTCCACTGACTCCATTGTCTCCTGGAGTCAAAGTGGCAAAAGCTTTGTTGTGCGGAATCCACTAGAATTTGGAAGAGATGTGCTACCCAGATACTTCAAGCACAATAACTTCTCAAGCTTTATAAGGCAGCTCAACACATAT GGTTTTAGGAAAATTGATCCAGAACAGTGGGAATTTGCAAATGAGGGTTTTATAAGAGGGCAGCCAGAGCTTTTGAAGAACATTCACAGACGCAAGCCAGTTCACAGTCATTCCTCCCAAAACAACCAAGGGCAAGGAAGCTGTTCTTCATTAACTGAATCAGAAAGACAGGGGTACAAGGATGAAATTGAGAGGCTAAAATGTGATAAAGAATCACTTATTTTGGAGTTACAGAGGCATAAACAGGAGGAACAATGTATTGATCTGCAAATACGCTTTTTGACTGAATCTTTTCGGCATGTGGACCAATTGcacaaaaatatgttttcttctCTGGCTCACACCTTGCAGAAACCAGGGGTTGTATTTGATTTTGTGCCAGTGTCAGATGCAcatgaaagaaagagaaggcTGCTgacaaacaattatttacatgACAAAGGAAGCGGTGGAGATATTCAAATTGGAACTTCTCAAATGGTGACCGGTGAAAACTCAAGTGCTAATTCCTTTTCAATGTTAAACAAGGAGTTGTTTGAGCAGTTGGAGTCTTCCTTGAAGTTTTGGGAAAATGTAATACATGATATTGGTCAAGCTTCCATGCAACAAACATCAATCTTGGAGGTGGACAAATCTAAAGATTGTGCAGGTAGTCCATCTTGCATGGAGTTTAATGTTAATTTTGGGTCCAAAACTTCTGGAATAGACATGAATTCTGAGCCTGCTGCTCCTGTACTCCCTGAGGTTGCTGCTTTAGAAGACAAGGCAGATAAACCTGTAACCACTGTACCATCTGGTGTCAATGATATGTTCTGGGAACAGTTTCTGACTGAGAATCCTGGTTCTACTGATGCTAAAGAAGATCAATCAGACGAGAAAGACCTTGATGGCAGAAAGAGCGACAGTGATCATGGAAAATTTTGGTTGAATATAAGAAGTGTAAATTATCTTGCAGAGCAGTTGGGACAGCTTAAGCCAGCACAAGGAACTTGA